Genomic segment of Polycladomyces abyssicola:
ATCGAAAATACGCTGGCCCGTTTTCCGGGTTGGCGTTGGGAGAATGAGGCACTGGTCAAAACGTTCTCTTTCCCCGCTTATATGGACGGTGTCCATTTTGCTGTACGTGTGGCGGAAGAAGCCGAGCGCCACGATCATCATCCGGACATGCTGATCAGCTATCGGAATGTCACTGTCACCTGCACCACGCATGATACCGGCGGCGTAACGCAGCGCGACGTCGCGTTGATCGAGCGAATTGAGCAACTGATGCAATCATGAACAAAACATCATGGTATCAACGTTTGGGGGACCCGTTTCCAGCCATGGTTTCCATCCAGGAAGGAAACGGGTCCTGTGCTTTTTTAAGTCGTGACCTGCTATATCCGGTTGAGCCGGGTGAGCCGCTAGCGAAATTTCCCGTATCGGTCAGAAAAACGTAAACTCTTCCTCCCGTTTGTCCGGTGACAGGTCCAACACTTCCGTCGCATCGACTGCTTCCTGCACCAACCGTTCCACGTCGAGATTGGATTCCGTCCGCTCCGTCGCGTTCAAATCCGGACGGGTTTTTGGTGATTTGGGAAGAAAAACGGTACAGCAGTCTTCATAAGGCAAAATGGAGGTTTCATAGGTGCCAATCCGTTTGGCGATATTCATGATCTCCTGTTTATCCATACCGACCACGGGGCGCAGGACCGGCATCCGAATCACGTGGTTGATCGTGTACATACTCTCCAGTGTCTGACTGGCCACTTGGCCGAGATTTTCACCCGTGACCAGCGCCAGTGCTTTTTCCTTGTGAGCGATTCGCTCAGCGATGCGGAACATCATCCGGCGCATCACCGTTACCGAATACGACTCTTCGCATTTTTGCCGGATCTGCGTCTGAA
This window contains:
- a CDS encoding 4a-hydroxytetrahydrobiopterin dehydratase, whose product is MKLSRREIENTLARFPGWRWENEALVKTFSFPAYMDGVHFAVRVAEEAERHDHHPDMLISYRNVTVTCTTHDTGGVTQRDVALIERIEQLMQS